A single genomic interval of Rhizobium leguminosarum bv. trifolii WSM1325 harbors:
- a CDS encoding Fe-S metabolism associated SufE (PFAM: Fe-S metabolism associated SufE~KEGG: rec:RHECIAT_CH0001346 putative Fe-S metabolism associated protein) gives MASLDQIIDDFAFLDDWEDRYRYVIELGKALPDLAEERRTSENKVMGCASQVWLVTHTAGDPDNPVMSFEGDSDAHIVRGLVAIVLATYSGKTASEIAGLDAFEIFSKIGLVENLSSQRSNGLRSMVNRIREEARARAAA, from the coding sequence ATGGCATCCCTCGACCAGATCATCGACGACTTCGCTTTCCTGGACGATTGGGAAGATCGCTACCGCTATGTCATCGAACTCGGCAAGGCGCTGCCTGATTTGGCCGAGGAGAGGCGCACCTCGGAGAACAAGGTGATGGGTTGCGCCAGCCAGGTCTGGCTGGTGACTCATACGGCAGGCGATCCCGACAATCCGGTCATGAGCTTCGAGGGTGATTCCGACGCCCATATCGTGCGCGGCCTCGTCGCCATCGTGCTTGCCACCTATTCCGGCAAGACGGCATCGGAGATCGCCGGGCTCGATGCCTTCGAGATATTCTCGAAGATCGGCCTGGTGGAGAACCTGTCATCGCAGCGTTCGAACGGACTGCGCTCGATGGTGAACAGGATCCGCGAAGAGGCAAGAGCCCGCGCTGCGGCT
- a CDS encoding conserved hypothetical protein (KEGG: rec:RHECIAT_CH0001347 hypothetical protein) translates to MWFLIKGSFWFGLVLVLLSVFSTESSDKLASGPQLQLSDAFTAASGAYDYLTGMCSEKPEVCAKGTETLTALGYRAREGARVAYELLDSQFKDETPATAKLADPQVPVALNMPSLTTPAIQEKVREAKAALNQPMPYRPPVEDDASSETVVTGAIPLPTPKPAT, encoded by the coding sequence ATGTGGTTTCTGATCAAAGGATCCTTCTGGTTTGGCCTTGTGCTCGTGCTTCTTTCCGTCTTCAGCACGGAGAGTTCCGACAAGTTGGCCAGCGGCCCGCAATTGCAGCTTTCCGACGCGTTCACGGCGGCAAGCGGCGCCTACGACTATTTGACCGGCATGTGCTCGGAGAAGCCCGAAGTCTGCGCCAAGGGTACCGAGACCCTCACCGCACTCGGCTACCGGGCCCGTGAAGGCGCCCGCGTTGCCTATGAACTTCTCGACAGCCAGTTCAAGGATGAGACGCCGGCAACCGCAAAGCTTGCCGACCCGCAGGTGCCAGTGGCGCTCAACATGCCTTCCCTCACCACGCCTGCCATCCAGGAAAAGGTGCGCGAGGCCAAGGCAGCGCTCAACCAGCCGATGCCTTACCGTCCGCCGGTCGAAGATGACGCCTCCTCTGAGACGGTGGTGACCGGCGCTATTCCGCTGCCGACGCCGAAGCCGGCGACCTGA